ACTGGGCCTGGAGGACTGCCACATCGACGAGGCCGGCAACGTGCTCGCCGTGCGTCCCGGCAGCCATCCCGAAGCCGGGTACCTGGCCCTGGCCGCGCACATCGACACCGTCTTTCCCGCGGGCACGCCCCTCGACATCCGCCGCGAAGGCTCGCGGCTGCTGGGCCCCGGCATCTCCGACAACGGCGCCGGGGTAGTGGCGCTGCTGGCCCTGGCGGGCGCGCTCGAGGCGGCGGAGATCCGCCACGCCGCTCCCATCCTCTTCCTGGGCGACGTGGGCGAAGAAGGCGAAGGCGACCTGCGCGGCATGCGCCACCTTTTCTCCGATCCGCGCTGGAAGGACGCCATCGCCTACACCCTGGTGCTCGACGGGGCCGCCACCGACACCGTGGTCACCGAAGGCCTGGGCAGCCGCCGCTTCGAGGTCACGCTGCGCGGTCCCGGCGGCCACTCCTGGAGCGACTTCGGCGCGCCCAACCCGGTGGTCATCCTGGCGCGCGCCATCAGCCTGTTCAGCGGCGTCCACGTGCCCGCCGAGCCCAAGACCGCCTACAACGTGGGCAACATCAGCGGCGGCACCTCGGTGAACTCCATTCCCGAGTCGGCCAGCATGAAGGTGGACCTGCGCTCCCTCTCCGCCGCCGAGATCGACCGGCTGGAGCGGGCGCTGCGCGAGGCGGTGGGCGAAGCCGTGATCGAGGCCAAGAAGAGCGCGGGGCGCCGCGGCGGCGAGATCGCCTGCGAGATCAAGCTCATCGGCAGCCGCCCCGCCGCCGAGCTCAAGCCCGGCGCCCGCATCCTGGAGGTGGTGGAGGCGGTGGACGCCCACCTGGGCAACGCTTCGCGGGTGCATCGCGCCTCCACCGACGCCAACATCCCGCTCTCGCTGGGGCGGGAGGCGGTGGGGTTGGGCGCGGGCGGCGCGGGCGGCGGCGCCCACACCCTGCACGAGTGGTACGACCCCTCCGGCCGCGACTTCGGCCTGAAGCGTATCCTGCTGGCCGCGCTGGCCCTCACCGGAGTGAACGAATGAAGAACTTCTTCGCCGCGGATGCACGCGGACTTACGCGGATTCTCGTCCTGTTGATTCTCGGAGCGACGATTGTGGCAGCGAGCAAACCATCTCCCGCCGGTACCAGGAAACAGGCCTCCCAGGACCCTGCTGAGGTCATTTTTTACAACGGAGACATCTATCTCGGGGTCGAGACTCATGACGGGAAGACCTTCCGCTTCGAAGTGAACGAGGCCATGGGACGGGTCGTGTCCCATCCGGGCTACGAGACCACGGTCGTGGGTCAACCTGCCGGCCCGGGGGAGACCGTTGTGGTGCCGGGACACCGGGCGCAGGCCATCGCCGTCCGAGGCGGGCGCGTGGTCGCCCTGGGTTCGGACACCGAGGTCCGCCGCTTGGCTGGACCGCACACGGAGCTTGTGGATCTCCACGGGCGCTTCGTGATGCCCGGCTTCAACGACGCGCACGTGCACCTGGCCAACGCCGGCTTCGAGAAGCTCAACGTGGACCTGGTAGGCGCGAAGTCGCTTGAGGAGATGCTGGCGCGCATCGCCGAGCGTGCCAAGAGCACGCCCAAGGGCGAGTGGCTGGTGGGCCGCGGCTGGGACCATACGCTGTGGAAGGACCCCAAGCTGCCCTCGCGCCAAGACCTGGACGCGGTGACCGGCGACCATCCCGCCATCTTCACCCGCGTGGACGGGCACATCTCCGTGGCCAACACGGCCGCGCTCAGGTGGGCCGGCATCACGCGCGCGACTCCCGATCCGCAGGGCGGCAAGATCGATCACGACGCCGCGGGCGAGCCCACCGGCATCCTGCGCGAGACGGTGAAAGACGACCTGCTGGCGCGCCTGCCCAAGCC
Above is a window of Terriglobales bacterium DNA encoding:
- a CDS encoding M20/M25/M40 family metallo-hydrolase; translated protein: MTPSVKASPAPATPRQEVARLAELGAVHAALTWFRAHEREIAERQIELARIPAPPFGEQARAVWLRDRFQELGLEDCHIDEAGNVLAVRPGSHPEAGYLALAAHIDTVFPAGTPLDIRREGSRLLGPGISDNGAGVVALLALAGALEAAEIRHAAPILFLGDVGEEGEGDLRGMRHLFSDPRWKDAIAYTLVLDGAATDTVVTEGLGSRRFEVTLRGPGGHSWSDFGAPNPVVILARAISLFSGVHVPAEPKTAYNVGNISGGTSVNSIPESASMKVDLRSLSAAEIDRLERALREAVGEAVIEAKKSAGRRGGEIACEIKLIGSRPAAELKPGARILEVVEAVDAHLGNASRVHRASTDANIPLSLGREAVGLGAGGAGGGAHTLHEWYDPSGRDFGLKRILLAALALTGVNE
- a CDS encoding amidohydrolase family protein; translated protein: MAASKPSPAGTRKQASQDPAEVIFYNGDIYLGVETHDGKTFRFEVNEAMGRVVSHPGYETTVVGQPAGPGETVVVPGHRAQAIAVRGGRVVALGSDTEVRRLAGPHTELVDLHGRFVMPGFNDAHVHLANAGFEKLNVDLVGAKSLEEMLARIAERAKSTPKGEWLVGRGWDHTLWKDPKLPSRQDLDAVTGDHPAIFTRVDGHISVANTAALRWAGITRATPDPQGGKIDHDAAGEPTGILRETVKDDLLARLPKPSRAQRKRALELALQDAAQHGLTSVQDNSNWDDFLAMEELEREGKLPIRVCEWLRFDLPLEEL